The Sulfitobacter sp. S223 genome has a window encoding:
- the ccoN gene encoding cytochrome-c oxidase, cbb3-type subunit I: protein MDYVKLILLGFVTLFAAIGANWAHDLAYQVHAVLIMLIAAGMFIWVLRNIDEAPRAAEPEGIYFDGVIRAGVIATAFWGIAGFLVGTFIAFQLAFPELNFDWGQPFTNFGRLRPLHTSAVIFAFGGNALIATSLYVVQRTSGVRLWGGNAGWFVFWGYQLFIVLAATGYLLGATQSKEYAEPEWYVDIWLTIIWLTYLAIYLGTIFKRREKHIYVANWFFLSFIITVAMLHVVNNLSIPVSIWGSKSVQVFSGVQDAMTQWWYGHNAVGFFLTAGFLGMMYYFVPKQAGRPVYSYKLSIIHFWALIFLYIWAGPHHLHYTALPDWAATLGMVMSIVLWMPSWGGMINGLMTLQGAWDKLRTDPIMRMFVLSLGFYGMSTFEGPMMSIRAVNSLSHYTDWTIGHVHSGALGWNGMITFACIYFLTPRLWGRKEMHSMSAINWHFWLATLGIVLYAASMWVSGIMEGLMWREVDDQGFLVNSFADTVSAKFPMYVVRGLGGVLFLSGAVIMCWNMFMTIRGAKPATAAVPNATPAE from the coding sequence ATGGACTATGTCAAACTTATACTTTTAGGTTTTGTCACCTTGTTTGCTGCGATCGGCGCCAATTGGGCGCATGATCTGGCGTATCAGGTACATGCCGTACTAATCATGTTGATCGCTGCCGGGATGTTTATCTGGGTACTGCGTAATATTGACGAAGCGCCGCGCGCGGCTGAACCCGAAGGCATCTATTTCGATGGCGTCATACGGGCGGGCGTGATTGCCACCGCTTTCTGGGGCATCGCAGGCTTTCTGGTCGGGACGTTTATCGCGTTCCAACTGGCATTCCCTGAACTGAACTTCGACTGGGGCCAACCTTTTACCAACTTCGGCCGACTTCGCCCGCTGCACACCAGCGCGGTGATCTTTGCATTTGGTGGCAACGCGTTGATCGCGACATCGCTTTATGTGGTGCAGCGTACCAGCGGTGTGCGCCTCTGGGGCGGTAACGCGGGCTGGTTCGTTTTCTGGGGATATCAGTTGTTTATCGTTCTGGCGGCCACCGGCTATTTGCTGGGGGCGACACAGTCCAAAGAATATGCAGAGCCTGAGTGGTACGTAGATATCTGGCTGACGATCATCTGGCTGACCTATCTGGCTATCTATCTGGGAACGATCTTCAAGCGCCGTGAGAAGCACATCTATGTGGCCAACTGGTTCTTCCTGAGCTTTATCATCACCGTAGCGATGCTACATGTGGTCAATAACCTCAGTATTCCTGTCAGCATCTGGGGCAGCAAATCTGTCCAGGTATTCTCTGGCGTGCAAGATGCAATGACCCAGTGGTGGTATGGCCACAACGCCGTTGGCTTCTTCCTGACAGCGGGCTTCCTTGGTATGATGTATTACTTCGTTCCGAAGCAGGCTGGCCGTCCTGTCTATAGCTACAAGCTGTCGATCATCCACTTCTGGGCACTGATCTTCTTGTATATCTGGGCCGGACCACACCACCTGCACTACACAGCGCTTCCCGACTGGGCCGCGACACTGGGTATGGTGATGTCGATCGTGCTGTGGATGCCTTCATGGGGCGGTATGATCAACGGTCTGATGACGCTGCAAGGCGCGTGGGACAAGCTGCGCACCGATCCGATCATGCGCATGTTCGTTCTGTCGCTCGGCTTTTACGGTATGTCGACATTCGAGGGTCCGATGATGTCGATCCGCGCGGTGAACAGCCTGTCGCACTACACTGACTGGACCATCGGTCACGTACACTCCGGTGCGCTGGGCTGGAACGGCATGATCACCTTTGCCTGTATCTACTTCCTGACGCCACGTCTGTGGGGCCGTAAAGAGATGCACTCAATGTCCGCGATCAACTGGCACTTCTGGCTCGCGACACTTGGCATCGTTCTTTATGCGGCGTCCATGTGGGTGTCCGGCATCATGGAAGGCCTGATGTGGCGCGAAGTCGACGACCAGGGTTTCCTCGTGAACTCCTTTGCCGACACCGTAAGCGCCAAGTTCCCGATGTATGTGGTCCGCGGTTTGGGCGGGGTCCTGTTCCTGAGCGGCGCGGTTATCATGTGCTGGAACATGTTCATGACGATCCGCGGGGCAAAACCAGCCACCGCGGCCGTCCCTAACGCAACACCTGCAGAATAG
- the fnrL gene encoding transcriptional regulator FnrL — translation MNTNLKTVPKVSCTSCPIRHRAVCARCDTDELSVLDGMKSYRSFAAGETILWRGEPFAFVASVVTGVASLSKTLEDGRTQMVGLLLPSDFIGRPGRHEAAFDVIATTDVMLCCFDRAPFETLVDETPHIAHRLMELALDELDAARDWMLLLGRKTAREKIATFIELLARRSNTDDPGRISAMPLPLTRDQIANYLGLTLETVSRQFSALKKEGVIDFSDRRTLSIMDLAALQDATGNDSDGGMIS, via the coding sequence ATGAACACAAATCTGAAAACAGTTCCAAAAGTCAGCTGTACCAGCTGTCCTATTCGCCACCGTGCCGTTTGTGCGCGATGTGATACTGATGAGTTGTCGGTGCTGGACGGGATGAAATCTTACCGGAGCTTTGCGGCAGGCGAAACGATCCTGTGGCGCGGGGAGCCTTTTGCATTTGTAGCCTCTGTGGTTACGGGTGTTGCTAGTCTGTCCAAAACGCTTGAGGATGGTCGGACGCAGATGGTTGGTTTGTTGTTGCCGTCCGATTTTATCGGTCGTCCGGGGCGCCATGAAGCTGCTTTTGACGTGATTGCGACCACGGACGTTATGTTGTGTTGTTTTGACCGGGCGCCGTTTGAGACGTTGGTGGATGAGACCCCTCATATCGCGCACCGTCTGATGGAGCTGGCGCTGGACGAACTTGACGCCGCGCGTGACTGGATGCTGTTGCTGGGGCGCAAAACTGCGCGCGAAAAGATCGCAACATTCATCGAGCTACTTGCCCGCCGTTCAAATACCGATGATCCCGGCCGAATCTCCGCTATGCCGTTGCCGTTGACGCGGGACCAGATCGCAAACTATCTGGGCCTGACGCTTGAGACGGTCAGCCGTCAGTTCAGCGCGCTGAAAAAGGAAGGCGTGATCGATTTTTCTGATCGGCGAACGCTGTCCATTATGGATCTTGCGGCGCTCCAAGACGCAACCGGCAACGATTCCGACGGCGGCATGATTTCTTAG